One window of uncultured Campylobacter sp. genomic DNA carries:
- a CDS encoding HAMP domain-containing sensor histidine kinase, which yields MSEKTALTLKILSLYLISSALFLGYFFKINYRMNEAALLSHRIKELKEIKMMIYMKASMDGLESLADFEREKGVSACIFKPNSDEIYGCSGELGALDKAKLKAEFISGGRLGIYENLQNMEERNAFSKAKIILLGSSVQGEILTLRIKTAAMMIALLGVILAVAFYLVRLGTKPLYDKIDTLNRFIKDSTHEINTPLSIISMSVETMRHAELGEYNANRVANIDLAAKTLSRIYEDLVFLTFGMNKEGEISLIDLKSLVASRCEYFAPFIQKRRLSLKTDLSDASMSANVYEISRLIDNLLSNAVKYADAGGYVDVRLRHGELAISNSGEGINKKRGDEIFRRFARFNSSEGGFGIGLSIVSEVCKKYSFSISYDSVPGEITTFRLTWRE from the coding sequence ATGTCTGAAAAGACCGCTTTAACGCTTAAAATTCTATCTTTATATCTCATTTCAAGCGCGTTGTTTTTAGGATATTTTTTCAAGATAAATTACAGGATGAACGAAGCCGCGCTGCTTTCGCATAGGATAAAAGAGCTAAAAGAGATCAAAATGATGATCTATATGAAAGCGAGTATGGACGGGCTGGAATCGCTAGCGGACTTCGAGCGCGAAAAGGGCGTGAGTGCGTGTATATTTAAGCCAAACTCTGATGAAATTTACGGTTGCAGTGGTGAGCTCGGCGCACTTGATAAAGCGAAGCTAAAGGCGGAATTTATAAGTGGCGGAAGGCTAGGAATTTATGAGAATCTGCAAAATATGGAGGAGCGAAACGCCTTTTCCAAGGCTAAAATCATTCTGCTTGGAAGTAGCGTGCAGGGCGAAATTTTAACGCTTCGTATCAAAACAGCAGCGATGATGATAGCGCTTTTGGGCGTAATCCTAGCCGTGGCGTTTTATCTGGTGCGGCTAGGCACAAAGCCGCTTTACGATAAGATTGACACGCTAAATCGCTTTATCAAGGATAGCACCCACGAGATCAATACTCCACTTAGCATCATCTCCATGAGCGTTGAGACGATGCGGCACGCAGAGCTTGGAGAATACAATGCCAATCGCGTCGCTAATATCGATCTTGCCGCCAAAACGCTTTCGCGCATCTACGAGGATCTCGTGTTTTTGACCTTCGGTATGAATAAGGAGGGCGAGATTAGCTTGATCGATCTAAAGAGCCTCGTCGCTTCGCGCTGCGAATATTTTGCGCCGTTTATTCAAAAACGCAGACTAAGCCTTAAAACCGATCTTTCCGATGCGAGCATGAGCGCGAATGTCTATGAAATTTCGCGCCTCATCGACAATCTGCTAAGTAACGCCGTAAAATACGCCGATGCAGGCGGCTACGTGGATGTGCGGCTAAGGCACGGCGAGCTAGCGATCTCAAATAGCGGCGAAGGGATCAATAAGAAAAGGGGCGACGAAATTTTCAGGCGTTTTGCGCGTTTTAACTCAAGCGAGGGCGGCTTTGGAATCGGGCTTAGCATCGTAAGCGAGGTCTGCAAAAAATACTCCTTTTCTATCTCTTACGACAGCGTGCCGGGCGAGATAACGACCTTTCGCCTTACGTGGCGAGAGTAA
- a CDS encoding response regulator transcription factor, protein MSKILLVEDDETLCDLIGEYLRNAGFDVCVCSDAQSAADLAYEQKFDLFIFDVKIPKGDGFSLLKELRKSGDHTPAIFATSLNTLDDLEVGFKSGCDDYLKKPYELKELLLRVNSLIKRNFSHNFDDFVTIDDEFKFYFASKELRRSGVPVALSNKERELLALFLQNKNRLLSKDEIFSAIYAFDETPSEEALRTYIKNLRRVLGEEHIINRRNAGYLYV, encoded by the coding sequence GTGAGTAAAATTTTACTCGTAGAGGACGATGAGACCCTTTGCGATCTCATCGGCGAATATTTAAGAAATGCAGGCTTTGACGTGTGCGTTTGTAGCGACGCTCAAAGCGCTGCAGATCTTGCTTATGAACAGAAATTTGATCTTTTTATCTTTGACGTAAAAATCCCCAAAGGCGACGGTTTTTCACTTTTAAAAGAGCTGCGCAAGAGCGGCGATCACACTCCTGCGATATTTGCTACGTCGCTAAATACACTTGATGATCTTGAGGTCGGTTTTAAAAGCGGCTGCGATGATTATCTCAAAAAACCGTATGAACTAAAAGAGCTGCTGCTGCGCGTTAATTCGCTCATAAAGCGAAACTTCAGCCATAATTTTGATGATTTTGTAACTATTGACGACGAGTTTAAATTTTACTTTGCAAGCAAAGAGCTACGCAGATCGGGCGTGCCCGTCGCGCTTTCAAACAAAGAGCGCGAGCTGCTGGCGCTTTTTTTACAAAATAAAAACAGGCTTTTAAGCAAGGATGAAATTTTCTCCGCGATCTACGCTTTTGACGAGACACCGAGCGAAGAGGCGCTGCGAACTTATATCAAAAATTTGCGCCGCGTCCTAGGCGAAGAGCACATCATAAACCGCCGCAACGCAGGGTATCTGTATGTCTGA
- a CDS encoding methionine ABC transporter ATP-binding protein: MIKIENLKKFYGKTCVIDDVSLEVKQGEIFAIVGRSGAGKSTLLRCINGLEDYQEGSLKVEGREVRELSGAQIRELRKNIGMIFQHFALMSRRSVAQNVATPLEFWGYSKDHTKRRVAELLELVGLADKANAYPSELSGGQKQRVAIARALALSPKILLSDEATSALDPNTTAQILSLLRRINRELGITIVLVTHEMEVVKGIAQRAILLKGGRVSNSGDIVSLFLHPDENMKEFLGEEEVLPASGVNIRLFFPPAVAFDSVITHMARALEINFNIVWGKLERLDKNVVGSLVINVEPAHVARVEEFIKNAGVIYEIVSQDEIKDYALS; the protein is encoded by the coding sequence GTGATAAAGATAGAAAATTTAAAGAAATTTTACGGCAAAACCTGCGTGATCGACGATGTGAGTCTGGAGGTAAAGCAGGGCGAAATTTTTGCCATCGTCGGTCGCAGCGGCGCGGGTAAAAGCACTCTGCTGCGTTGCATAAACGGCCTTGAGGACTATCAAGAAGGAAGCCTTAAAGTAGAGGGCAGGGAGGTAAGAGAGCTAAGCGGCGCTCAGATTCGCGAGCTGCGCAAAAATATCGGTATGATTTTTCAGCACTTCGCGCTTATGAGCCGCCGCAGCGTCGCGCAAAACGTCGCCACGCCGTTAGAATTTTGGGGATATTCAAAGGATCACACGAAGCGCCGCGTCGCCGAACTTTTGGAGCTCGTAGGGCTTGCGGATAAAGCAAACGCCTATCCTAGCGAGCTTAGCGGTGGACAGAAGCAGCGCGTGGCGATCGCGCGCGCGCTTGCATTAAGCCCTAAAATTTTGCTTTCCGACGAGGCAACCTCGGCGCTTGATCCCAACACCACCGCGCAAATTTTATCGCTTCTGCGCCGTATCAATCGCGAGCTAGGCATTACGATCGTGCTCGTCACGCACGAGATGGAGGTCGTAAAGGGCATCGCACAGCGCGCGATCCTGCTTAAGGGCGGGCGCGTGAGCAACTCGGGCGATATCGTCTCGCTGTTTCTGCACCCGGATGAGAATATGAAGGAGTTTTTGGGCGAGGAGGAGGTGCTGCCCGCAAGCGGCGTAAATATCAGGCTATTTTTCCCGCCCGCGGTCGCGTTTGACAGCGTGATCACGCATATGGCGCGCGCTTTGGAGATAAATTTTAACATCGTCTGGGGCAAGCTCGAGCGCCTCGATAAAAACGTCGTCGGAAGCCTCGTGATCAACGTGGAGCCCGCACACGTCGCGCGCGTGGAGGAGTTTATCAAAAACGCGGGCGTAATCTACGAGATCGTATCGCAGGATGAGATCAAAGATTATGCTCTTTCGTAG
- a CDS encoding diaminopimelate dehydrogenase produces MSEKIKIAVLGYGNLGRGVELAARNSKDLELSAVFSRREPHSVQTCGAPVFSADEILAHKGEFDVLVLCGGSATDLPTQTPEFALNFNVVDSFDTHAKIPEHFAAVDAAAKKGGNVGIIAVGWDPGLFSLNRLFGESVLQNGSSYTFWGKGVSQGHSDAIRRIDGVVDARQYTVPIESALERVRAGENPKLSTREKHLRECYVVAQDGADKARIEKEIKTMPNYFADYDTSVHFIDLATLKKEHGGIPHGGFVLRSGATGERSENKHLIEFSLKLDSNPEFTASVLVAYARAAYRLAQKGERGAFSVFDIAPALLSPKSADELRREIL; encoded by the coding sequence ATGAGCGAAAAAATAAAAATAGCGGTTTTGGGATATGGAAATTTAGGTCGCGGCGTAGAGCTTGCCGCGCGAAATAGCAAGGATTTAGAGCTTTCGGCGGTGTTTTCTCGCCGCGAGCCGCACAGCGTGCAAACATGCGGTGCGCCGGTATTCAGCGCGGATGAAATTTTAGCGCACAAGGGCGAATTTGACGTTTTGGTGCTTTGCGGCGGCAGCGCGACGGATCTACCGACACAGACGCCTGAGTTTGCGCTAAATTTTAACGTCGTTGATAGCTTTGATACGCACGCAAAAATCCCTGAGCACTTCGCCGCGGTGGACGCCGCAGCCAAAAAAGGAGGAAACGTAGGTATCATCGCCGTTGGTTGGGATCCGGGTCTGTTTTCGCTAAATAGACTGTTCGGCGAGAGTGTGCTGCAAAACGGCAGCAGCTACACATTTTGGGGTAAAGGCGTGAGCCAAGGCCACTCCGACGCTATCCGCAGGATTGATGGCGTCGTGGATGCGCGCCAATATACCGTGCCGATAGAAAGCGCCTTAGAGCGAGTTCGCGCGGGCGAAAATCCAAAACTTTCAACGCGCGAAAAACACCTGCGCGAGTGCTACGTGGTGGCGCAGGACGGCGCCGATAAAGCGCGCATAGAAAAAGAGATAAAAACGATGCCAAACTACTTCGCCGACTACGACACGAGCGTGCATTTCATAGATCTTGCGACGCTTAAAAAAGAGCACGGCGGCATCCCTCACGGCGGCTTCGTCTTGCGAAGCGGAGCGACGGGCGAGCGCAGCGAAAATAAGCATTTGATCGAGTTTTCGCTAAAGCTTGATTCAAATCCCGAATTTACCGCAAGCGTGCTCGTAGCCTACGCACGCGCGGCGTATCGCCTAGCGCAAAAGGGCGAGCGCGGCGCATTTAGCGTGTTTGACATCGCTCCGGCGCTTCTTTCGCCAAAGAGCGCAGATGAGCTAAGGCGCGAAATTTTATAA
- a CDS encoding valine--tRNA ligase produces the protein MADFYDAKAVEESFYKIWEQRGYFEIDGNKDIQQKGKNFCIMMPPPNVTGVLHIGHSLTFTLQDIMTRYKRMDGYRTLWQPGLDHAGIATQNVVERELLAQGIKKEEIGREEFLKHVWHWKEQSGGQIVKQMKRLGVTPAWSRQRFTMDEGLKNAVRKAFVNLYDAGLIVRGNYMVNWCTHDGALSDVEVEHKENKGKLYHLRYYFADEQDKFIVVATTRPETYFGDTAVMVNPADERYKNLIGKKVVLPLIGREIEIIADEYVDMSFGTGAVKVTPAHDTNDYEVGKRHELGFITVFDEKGILNEQCGKFRGLERLTARDQIVAELERLGFIEKIEDYENQVGYCYRCKNVVEPYISQQWFVRADIAKEAIAKVNSGEAEFFPKHWINSFNAWMRELKDWCISRQLWWGHRIPVFYCDCGHQWADERENPDACPKCGGKNFTQDPDVLDTWFSSGLWPISTLGWGNGEALKNEKWFEEDLSEFYPNTMLITGFDILFFWVARMMFQCQNAMGELPFRDIYLHALVKDKDGKKMSKSSKNVVDPLLKIDEFSADILRFTLTILCVQGRDLRLSDDKLLIYRNFTNKLYNASKFLLLNASKFDDLDAAQIKTSLGKYMLSRFNCCVSAVRENLDEYRFNDAATELYKFFWDEFCDWGIELSKADKAAIGELGMIFKEAMKLLSPFMPFLSEYLYQELSGTKLQDARSIMVMRYPQPGERDERIEELFSLVIEAIVSIRRAKATIELGNARVAKAYVKSAVDLSAAADYIKTLAKVDEVEFTQQNIANSARDVSERLETFVPLEGVDLSGVISRLNAQKAKLQKEIEKLSGMLNNEKFVASAPQAVVEANREGLQSAQEKFAKVCDELKAFGE, from the coding sequence ATGGCAGATTTTTACGACGCGAAAGCCGTAGAGGAGAGCTTTTATAAAATTTGGGAGCAGCGCGGTTATTTCGAGATCGACGGCAATAAAGATATCCAGCAAAAAGGCAAAAACTTTTGCATTATGATGCCCCCTCCAAACGTCACAGGAGTGCTTCATATCGGGCATTCTCTCACTTTTACGCTGCAAGATATTATGACGCGATACAAGCGAATGGACGGCTACCGTACGCTTTGGCAGCCGGGGCTTGATCATGCAGGCATTGCGACGCAAAACGTCGTCGAGCGCGAGCTTTTGGCGCAAGGGATCAAAAAAGAAGAGATAGGGCGCGAGGAGTTTTTAAAGCACGTTTGGCACTGGAAGGAGCAAAGCGGCGGGCAGATCGTAAAGCAGATGAAGCGCCTTGGCGTCACGCCTGCGTGGAGCAGACAGAGATTTACGATGGATGAGGGGCTTAAAAACGCCGTGCGCAAAGCCTTCGTAAACCTATATGACGCGGGGCTCATCGTGCGCGGAAACTATATGGTGAACTGGTGCACGCACGACGGCGCGCTAAGCGATGTAGAGGTCGAGCACAAGGAGAACAAGGGCAAACTTTATCACTTGCGTTATTACTTTGCGGACGAGCAAGATAAATTTATCGTAGTGGCTACTACGCGCCCCGAGACCTACTTCGGCGACACCGCCGTAATGGTAAATCCCGCGGACGAACGCTATAAAAATTTAATCGGCAAAAAAGTCGTGCTGCCGCTAATCGGCCGCGAGATAGAGATCATCGCCGACGAATACGTCGATATGAGCTTCGGAACGGGCGCCGTGAAGGTCACGCCCGCGCACGATACCAACGACTACGAGGTCGGCAAGCGCCACGAGCTGGGCTTTATCACGGTATTTGACGAAAAAGGAATTTTAAACGAGCAGTGCGGTAAATTCAGAGGCTTAGAGCGACTTACCGCGCGCGATCAGATCGTAGCGGAGCTCGAGCGGCTGGGCTTTATCGAAAAAATCGAGGACTACGAAAATCAAGTCGGCTACTGCTACCGCTGCAAAAACGTCGTCGAGCCGTATATCTCGCAGCAGTGGTTCGTGCGCGCAGATATCGCAAAAGAAGCAATTGCCAAAGTAAATTCTGGCGAGGCGGAATTTTTCCCAAAGCACTGGATCAATAGCTTCAACGCCTGGATGCGCGAGCTAAAGGACTGGTGTATCAGCCGTCAGCTGTGGTGGGGACATAGAATTCCTGTGTTTTACTGCGACTGCGGCCATCAGTGGGCGGATGAGCGCGAGAACCCTGATGCCTGCCCAAAATGCGGCGGCAAAAATTTTACTCAAGATCCCGACGTGCTCGATACGTGGTTTTCAAGCGGTCTTTGGCCGATCAGTACGCTTGGCTGGGGCAATGGCGAGGCGCTGAAAAACGAGAAGTGGTTTGAAGAGGATTTGAGCGAATTTTATCCGAATACCATGCTGATCACGGGCTTTGACATTTTGTTTTTCTGGGTCGCGCGCATGATGTTTCAGTGCCAAAACGCCATGGGCGAGCTGCCGTTTCGCGACATCTACCTGCATGCCTTAGTTAAGGACAAAGACGGCAAAAAAATGAGCAAATCGAGCAAAAACGTAGTCGATCCGCTGCTAAAAATCGATGAATTTAGCGCCGATATTTTGCGCTTTACGCTTACGATTTTGTGCGTGCAGGGGCGCGATTTGCGCCTTAGCGACGATAAGCTTTTGATATATCGAAATTTTACGAATAAGCTCTATAACGCGAGCAAATTTTTGCTTTTAAACGCGTCTAAATTCGACGATTTAGACGCGGCGCAGATCAAAACGAGCCTCGGCAAATATATGCTTTCGCGCTTTAACTGCTGCGTGAGCGCGGTGCGGGAAAATTTAGACGAATACCGCTTCAACGACGCTGCGACCGAGCTTTATAAGTTTTTTTGGGACGAGTTTTGCGACTGGGGCATCGAGCTTAGTAAGGCGGACAAGGCTGCGATAGGCGAGCTAGGGATGATTTTTAAAGAGGCGATGAAGCTACTAAGCCCGTTTATGCCGTTTCTAAGCGAGTATCTGTATCAGGAGCTAAGCGGCACGAAGCTGCAAGACGCACGCTCCATCATGGTGATGCGATACCCGCAGCCTGGCGAGCGCGACGAGCGGATCGAGGAGCTATTTTCGCTCGTTATCGAAGCGATCGTTAGCATTCGCCGCGCAAAGGCGACGATCGAGCTCGGCAATGCGCGCGTAGCCAAAGCCTACGTCAAATCCGCAGTCGATCTAAGCGCCGCCGCGGACTACATCAAAACGCTTGCCAAGGTCGATGAAGTGGAATTTACGCAGCAAAATATCGCAAATTCCGCCCGCGACGTAAGCGAGAGGCTAGAAACTTTCGTGCCGCTTGAAGGGGTCGATCTTAGCGGCGTGATTTCGCGTCTTAACGCGCAAAAAGCAAAGCTGCAAAAAGAGATCGAAAAGCTCTCGGGCATGCTAAATAATGAGAAATTTGTAGCCTCCGCCCCGCAAGCCGTGGTTGAAGCCAACCGCGAAGGGCTGCAAAGCGCGCAGGAAAAATTCGCCAAAGTATGCGACGAGCTAAAGGCGTTTGGCGAGTAG
- a CDS encoding MetQ/NlpA family ABC transporter substrate-binding protein, with product MKKFLLASLLSASVVSFALAEKIVVAATPIPHAEILEQIKPDLKAQGYDLEVKVFNDYVTPNLATDSGDVDAGFFQHVPYMEEFNANKGTKLKATVGVHLEPMGIYSHKIKNLKDLKNGAKVAVPNDPTNESRALDLLVAAGLIEVDQSAKLRTPLDVTKNPKNLEILELEGAALPRTLGDVDIAVINSNFAFNANLNPIKDSLFLEKAEGNPYTNVISVKEGNENSPKIKALDKAIQSEKVKKFIETQYKGAIIPSF from the coding sequence ATGAAGAAATTTCTTCTCGCTTCGCTTCTTAGCGCTAGCGTCGTCAGCTTCGCTCTTGCCGAAAAAATCGTAGTAGCCGCTACTCCGATACCGCATGCCGAAATTTTAGAGCAGATCAAGCCCGATCTAAAAGCCCAAGGCTACGATCTTGAGGTCAAGGTTTTCAACGACTACGTAACCCCGAACCTCGCTACCGATAGCGGCGACGTGGATGCGGGATTTTTTCAGCACGTACCGTATATGGAGGAATTTAACGCTAATAAAGGCACGAAGTTAAAAGCGACCGTGGGCGTGCACCTAGAGCCGATGGGCATCTACAGCCATAAGATTAAAAATTTAAAAGATCTTAAAAACGGCGCCAAAGTTGCCGTGCCAAACGATCCGACTAACGAAAGCCGCGCTCTTGATCTGCTCGTAGCCGCGGGGCTCATCGAGGTTGATCAGAGCGCCAAGCTTCGCACGCCGTTAGATGTCACGAAAAACCCTAAAAATTTAGAAATTTTAGAGCTTGAAGGCGCCGCGCTTCCACGCACCCTGGGCGATGTCGATATTGCAGTTATCAACTCAAATTTTGCCTTTAACGCAAATTTAAACCCGATCAAAGATTCGCTATTTTTAGAAAAGGCTGAGGGCAACCCTTACACAAATGTTATTAGCGTTAAAGAAGGCAACGAAAACAGCCCTAAAATCAAGGCGCTAGATAAAGCGATTCAAAGCGAGAAAGTGAAAAAGTTTATCGAGACGCAATATAAAGGCGCAATCATTCCATCGTTTTAA
- a CDS encoding peptidylprolyl isomerase yields MKRILSFSFVAAMAISSLNAGVLATAKDANITITDEDVAPFLAQGMQHGGQEPTADEKKKLIDDLIKYKLLIAEAKKSGIENSEEYKHQLELAKDGIAFNLWQREQAKDVSISDEEAKKIYDENKQNFMQPDSVTASHILVADEKAAKNAIAKLSKVKKENLKEEFNKLAKEISIDPSAKENGGDLGSFGKGMMVPEFEKAAFALKDGEMSKTPVKTQFGYHIIYKESSKKAETMPFEKVKDLIKNQLLPSKVNKKIDDKANELFGKLNIEYAK; encoded by the coding sequence ATGAAAAGAATTTTATCTTTCAGTTTTGTTGCCGCTATGGCTATATCTTCGCTTAATGCAGGCGTTTTGGCTACTGCAAAAGACGCAAATATCACTATTACGGATGAGGATGTTGCACCGTTTTTGGCTCAAGGTATGCAGCACGGCGGACAGGAACCGACCGCCGATGAGAAGAAAAAACTAATCGATGATCTGATCAAATACAAACTCCTAATCGCAGAGGCGAAAAAATCAGGCATTGAAAACAGCGAAGAATATAAACATCAGCTAGAGCTAGCTAAAGATGGCATCGCATTTAATCTATGGCAACGCGAACAGGCTAAAGACGTAAGCATCAGCGACGAGGAAGCTAAAAAAATTTACGATGAAAATAAACAGAATTTCATGCAACCAGATTCCGTTACTGCAAGTCATATCTTAGTAGCAGACGAAAAGGCTGCTAAAAACGCGATTGCGAAATTATCAAAAGTTAAAAAAGAGAATTTAAAAGAGGAATTTAATAAGCTAGCCAAAGAAATTTCAATCGATCCAAGTGCTAAAGAAAACGGTGGCGATTTGGGCTCTTTTGGCAAAGGTATGATGGTGCCGGAGTTTGAAAAAGCAGCGTTTGCGCTAAAAGATGGTGAGATGAGCAAAACGCCAGTAAAGACGCAATTCGGATATCATATAATCTACAAAGAAAGCAGCAAAAAGGCTGAGACTATGCCGTTTGAAAAGGTAAAAGATCTCATCAAAAATCAATTACTTCCAAGCAAAGTAAACAAAAAAATCGATGACAAGGCTAATGAGCTATTCGGCAAACTAAACATCGAATACGCAAAATAG
- a CDS encoding DedA family protein: protein MLSNIVNFIVEFVAGWGYLGIFVMMFLESSFFPFPSEVVMIPAGYLASKSQMSFVLAFICGLGGSITGALFNYYLCYFFGRKIIAKYGKYVGITEEKFAKFEAFFNRHGEISTFNCRLIPGIRQYISLPAGLAKMNVARFVLFTGLGAAIWTLILMSLGYFIGENEELIKQDLHLITIALFAIVIIISLLYFYFIKRKK from the coding sequence ATGCTTTCTAATATCGTAAATTTTATCGTAGAATTTGTCGCAGGCTGGGGATACCTTGGCATTTTTGTGATGATGTTTTTAGAAAGCAGCTTCTTTCCCTTCCCAAGTGAAGTCGTGATGATCCCTGCAGGCTATCTGGCCTCTAAATCGCAGATGAGCTTTGTTCTAGCGTTTATTTGTGGGCTTGGCGGCAGCATCACCGGCGCGCTGTTTAATTACTATCTATGCTACTTTTTTGGACGTAAGATTATCGCTAAATACGGAAAATATGTAGGTATCACCGAGGAGAAATTTGCAAAATTCGAAGCTTTTTTTAACCGCCATGGCGAAATTTCAACGTTTAACTGCCGCCTAATCCCAGGTATTCGTCAATACATCAGCCTTCCTGCGGGGCTTGCAAAGATGAATGTCGCGCGCTTCGTGCTATTTACCGGGCTTGGAGCTGCAATTTGGACATTAATACTGATGAGCTTAGGATATTTCATAGGCGAAAACGAGGAGCTAATCAAGCAAGATCTGCATCTAATTACGATCGCTCTGTTCGCCATCGTCATTATAATCTCGCTCCTATATTTTTATTTTATAAAACGCAAAAAATAG
- a CDS encoding aspartate ammonia-lyase has product MAKTRKEHDFIGELEISDDFYYGVQTFRALENFHLSGRALKDYPFFIKAFAQIKKAAALANKEVGVLDVQKADAIAKACDRLIAGEFRDQFVVDMIQGGAGTSTNMNTNEVITNIALESMGHKKGEYQYLHPNDHTNLGQSTNDTYPSSIKVAAYAKLTDLLKAMENLKKELEVKAKEYKDVIKMGRTELEDAVPTTLGNTFNAFATYIKTDIALIKAARESMTYLNMGATAIGTGINCHPDYKNVVEKKLGEITGVKFKAAEDFIAATQDTADFVHVSGALKTAAVRLSKIANDLRLMNSGPRCGLGEIELPKMQPGSSIMPGKVNPVIAEVVGEACYEVIGNDVTIMLCSERGEFELNAFEPGIAYALFNSIVLLENAMNTLAEKAIKHLKANPEACLKSVLNSVGIVTAFNPYIGYEKSASIAKEALQTGKSVGEICLERGYLKKEEIDKILEPKSMLNPHMSKK; this is encoded by the coding sequence ATGGCAAAGACCAGAAAAGAACACGATTTCATCGGTGAATTAGAAATTTCCGACGATTTTTACTACGGTGTGCAAACATTTAGGGCACTAGAGAACTTCCATCTAAGCGGACGAGCGCTCAAAGACTATCCGTTTTTTATCAAAGCATTTGCACAAATCAAAAAAGCAGCTGCACTAGCCAATAAAGAGGTCGGAGTCCTAGACGTACAAAAAGCCGATGCGATCGCAAAAGCTTGCGACAGGCTCATCGCAGGAGAGTTCAGAGATCAATTCGTAGTCGATATGATCCAAGGCGGCGCCGGAACTTCGACGAATATGAATACCAACGAGGTCATTACCAATATAGCTTTGGAGAGTATGGGACATAAAAAGGGCGAATACCAATACCTCCATCCAAACGACCACACAAATTTGGGTCAAAGCACCAACGATACCTATCCTAGCTCGATCAAAGTCGCCGCTTACGCCAAGCTAACCGATCTACTAAAAGCTATGGAAAATTTGAAAAAAGAGCTTGAAGTTAAAGCCAAAGAATACAAAGATGTCATCAAAATGGGAAGGACGGAGCTTGAAGACGCCGTTCCTACTACTCTTGGAAACACTTTCAATGCTTTTGCTACCTACATCAAAACCGATATCGCGCTTATCAAAGCCGCTAGAGAGTCGATGACTTACCTAAATATGGGCGCTACGGCGATTGGTACGGGCATCAACTGCCACCCTGATTACAAAAACGTAGTCGAGAAAAAGCTAGGCGAGATCACCGGCGTTAAATTTAAAGCCGCAGAGGACTTCATCGCCGCCACACAAGACACTGCGGACTTCGTCCACGTTAGCGGCGCGTTAAAAACAGCAGCCGTCCGCCTAAGCAAAATCGCAAACGACCTACGTCTTATGAACTCCGGTCCTAGATGCGGACTAGGCGAAATCGAGCTTCCTAAGATGCAACCGGGCAGCTCCATCATGCCGGGCAAAGTAAACCCAGTCATCGCCGAGGTCGTAGGCGAGGCTTGCTATGAGGTAATCGGCAACGACGTTACGATTATGCTTTGCTCCGAGCGCGGAGAATTCGAGCTAAATGCATTCGAGCCTGGCATCGCATATGCGCTATTTAACTCGATCGTGCTCTTGGAAAATGCGATGAATACACTAGCTGAAAAAGCTATCAAACATCTAAAGGCAAATCCTGAAGCTTGCCTAAAATCGGTGCTAAATTCTGTCGGTATCGTTACGGCGTTTAATCCTTACATCGGCTACGAAAAATCCGCAAGTATCGCCAAAGAGGCACTTCAGACCGGAAAATCCGTCGGCGAAATCTGCTTAGAGCGCGGATATTTGAAAAAAGAGGAGATCGATAAGATCCTAGAGCCTAAATCTATGCTCAACCCACATATGAGCAAAAAATAG